Part of the Sphingobacterium sp. LZ7M1 genome, GACTTCCAAGCCTTTGGCCTTTAATGCTGCAGCAAGCTCAACTGGTTCAAGTCCATGTAGTTGGATGCTGTTCAGGTTGAATCTTTCAGTCGCATCCATGATTTCGGCAAAGTCGGAATTTACAAAAACCCCTGTTTTTTTGATGTCATTTGCCATGGAAATATTGACCAGGTCTCCAACATATCGTGCTGATTTCTTATAGAAGATATGCCCAATATACTGGATAGGAAGCTCAAGGAGTTGCAAAATGTTTTGCTCTTCCTTCATCCCACAGACCTTTACTAATAGTTCCCTAGCCATTTATCAAAGTTTTAAAGCTTTTCAAGGCCTTGTGACCCAATAGGGACTCTTCTGCCTCGTAATAACAGTCTGCAAAGCTTTTTTCTGGATGGAAGGTTTTTATTCCAAAAGCTGCATTGGTCAAGACGACATTGTTCTGGATGTCATTTCCTTCACCCTCGATAATCTGTTTGAATATCTTTGCCGCATCTTCGATGGATTCACCACCTGCAAGATCTTGTGGAGCTACTGCCGTAAAGCCAAGCTCTTCCACCGTATAATAGTTCTCCCCTTGATTATTGATAACCTTGAAGTCGCCCGTCAAGGAAATTTCATCATAACCATCCATGGCATGCATGATGCTGTATTGTTTGTCGGTGTTTTGATAGAGGTATGCATAGAGCCTAGCTAATTCCAAACTAAATACTCCAACCGATTGGAATTTCGGGTTTGCAGGATTGGTCAATGGTCCCAACATATTGAAAAAGGTCTTCACCGCTAAAGCTTTGCGGATTGGCGCTACGGTTTTCATCGCTGGGTGAAACAATGGGGCATGTAGGAAACAGATGTTGGCTGTTTCTAATTGTTTCTTTAGAACATCTTTGTCAGCAGTAAATATATAGCCCAAGTACTCCATAACGTTGGAGGATCCGCAACTGGATGATACGCCTACATTGCCATGTTTGGCAACATGGTAACCAGCGCCTGCCACCACAAATGAGGCAAGTGTGGAAATATTGAAGGTGTTTTTTCCATCACCCCCGGTTCCGCACATATCAATCAGGTCAAAACCATTGAAGTCTACTTTATTGCAAAGGTCATACATCGCGTCTCGGAAACCGCCTAGCTCCTCCACTCGGATACTGCGCATTCCATAGATGGTCATAAAGGCAGCAATCTGATGGGTATCGTATTTTCCAGTTGCAATGTTCGTCAGGATATCGTAAGCCTCTTTTCTGCTGAAGGACTTGTATTCAAATAGATGCGCTAAAATTTCTTTCATATTTTTTTCAATAAAAAAGGGCTTGCCGAAAAGGCAAGCCCACTATTATTTAGTTCTTTAATTCAACCAATAGGTGTCTGCCACAACATTATTTGTTGTGCCACCACCAAGCTGTATTGAATTGTACTGTTTTCATCGTTAGTTCAACAAATATCCAAGATGTTTTTGAGAATTGCAAGAAATCCTTTCAAAAAATGATTTTTTGTTAATAAGTGACAAAGTGAGCCATTTCATTCCCTTTGGATACCAAAGTAAATGATCCGATTTTATCCCCTTCTACGTAGACGCTGGTAACCAGTCTGTTCTTGTAATAAACGAAGAACATATTATCTACATCCAGATCTTCTGGATCGATATCACGAACCTCCTTACGAGGAAGTTCAGCGTAGTTTTTGATTTCTATCTGTTCAATATTTTTACTGTTTAGGTTCAGTCTGATTTCTTCCAAACTGACTTCTAAATAGTCATATAGTTCATCGGAAGGTTCATTCACGATGACCCATTTGCTCAGGATGACATCCAAAGCGATTTCATTATCATTTAGGTCGTAGATGAAGTCTGTTGCGATATCCCTGCTATTGACAGCATATTCTTCGGTTCGATCATCTCCATGTTCAAACTGTGCGAAGCTGATCGTTGGGCTGAGAAAAAGCAAGAAATATAGTAAGTAATGTTTCATTCAGTAAATTTTATTGTCGTTCTATGGACATAAAAAATGCAGAAAGGATTAATTTGTTTGGAGGTTTGCAACATATAATCCCCATGATATTAAAAAAGCGCCCTTCTTCAAGGCGCTTTCTATACCGATTTTAATATTCGTCTTCGTTGAAAAAGAAATCATCTTTTGTTGGATAATCTGGCCAGATTTCCTCAATGTTTTCATAAGGTTCACCATCATCTTCCAACGCCTGAAGATTCTCAATTACTTCAACTGGTGCTCCAGAGCGAATCGCATAATCAATTAATTCGTCTTTTGTCGCTGGCCATGGAGCGTCTTCTAAATGAGAAGCTAATTCAAGTGTCCAATACATATCTCTTTAATTAAGTTTCACGTTTTCGCAAAAATAATATTTAATTTAACTAATGCAAGGAAATTATCTTTAATTCTTTGTTAACAGGTGTATTTCTCAGAAAATCAACGTTTTAAAATGAAACATTTCTTAAAATCAACTCCCTTGATTCCATACTTTTTTCATTTTTTCATAGACTTCTATTTCAATAGAGTCATATTTTTGACTTGAACTGTTGTCATATGTAATCGGTTTGAGTACCGATATTTTTATGACGCCTGGTTTTGAACCAAATCTTCCGCCATCATCCCATAAGATCTCCCATGCATTATGGATGACAACAGGGAGTATTGGAATGTTGTTCTCAATGGCCATTTTAAAGGCGCCAGCCTTAAATTTATGCAATACCGGGGGGAACTCTTCATCAATCTTCCCTTCTGGAAAGATAACAACCGATTTACCCTCATGTAGCAGTTCAGTGGCTCTTTTGAACGCCTTGAAAGCTGAAATCTTGCTCTGACGGTTGACAGGGATGTCGATCGATTTAAAGAAAATACGTGTGACGGGATTCTTTAACAATTCAACCTTTCCAATAAAAGAAAATTCCTGCGGACAAAGGTAGGTGAGTGCTGTAATATCTAATATAGAGGTATGGTTAGGGCAGATGATGTAGGGTTTGCTCCAGTCGATTGCTTCCTCATATTCTATTTTGAACCTGATGCCTACTAAATGGACACTTAAGATGGAAATCCATTTCCTAAACCAAACAATGGAGGAGTAATTTTTATTGGGGTTCTTAGAAAGGAAATATAAAAAAGGAAAACATATTGAAAAGAAAAAAAGGACGGATATGAAATATAATAACCTATGTATTTTCTTTAAAAATATTAACATATCTTCCTTAAACGTCTTTTCTGATGGTATAAAAATATAAAAAGCTTCACAATCGTGAAGCTTTTTATTTTATTTACTTAGTTCAGCATAATATTTATGGAACAATGGAATAGTTTCAATTCCTTTTAAATAGTTTTCAATACCGTACTTTTCATTTGGAGAGTGCAGGTTATCTGAATCCAATCCAAAGCCTAAAAGCACTGTTTTGATGCCCAATTCTTTTTCAAATAGGGCAACGATTGGGATAGATCCACCACCTCTTGTCGGGATAGGTTTTTTATTAAATGTTTCTTCCAATGCTTTTTCAGCAGCTTTATATGCGATGCTATCAGTAGGAGTAACTACTGGTTCACCACCATGGTGGGGTTTAACCTCTACTTTTACAGATTTAGGAGCGATCTTTTCAAAATGTTCTTTGAACAATTTAGTGATACGCTCTGAGTTTTGATTAGGGACCAAACGCATAGAGATCTTTGCGAAAGCTTTTGAAGGCAATACGGTCTTTGCTCCTTCACCAATGTAACCACCCCAGATACCGTTTACTTCCAAAGTCGGACGGATACCAGTACGTTCGATAGTAGTAAACCCTTTCTCACCCCATAATTCTTGAACACCTAAATCATTTTCGTATTCCTGAACATCAAAAGGCGCTTCGTTCAAAGCTTTTCTTTCTGCATCAGTCAACTCCAATACATCATCATAGAAACCTGGAATCGCGATGTGGTTGTTTTCATCATGCAACGAAGCGATCATCTTTGAAAGAATGGTCGCAGGGTTAGCTACAGCACCACCATACACACCAGAGTGAAGGTCGCGGTTAGGACCAGTAACTTCAACTTCAACGTATGAAAGACCACGCAATCCTGTTTCCAATGAAGGATTTTCAAGACTGATCATGGACGTGTCCGAAATAACGATTACATCAGCTTTAAGGCGTTCTTTGTTTGCATTGACAAAGATGCCCAGATTTGCAGAACCTACTTCTTCCTCTCCTTCGATCATGAATTTAACATTACATGCCAATTCATTTTCTTTCATCATATATTCAAAAGCTTTAACGTGCATATAGAACTGCCCTTTGTCGTCAGCAGCACCACGAGCGTAGATTTTACCGTCTCGAACAGTTGGCTCAAATGGAGGAGTTTCCCAAAGTTCAATTGGGTCTGCCGGTTGCACATCATAATGTCCATAAACCAAAACTGTCGGTAAACTTGGGTCGATGATCTTCTCCCCATATACGATTGGATAGCCTGCAGTTGGACAAATCTCAACGTTGTCTGCACCAGCATCCTTAAGTTTTTGAGCTACAAATTGTGCGGTATTGATTACACCTTCCTTGAACTGTGGGTCAGCACTAACTGATGGAAAGCGCAATAATTCAAATAATTCTTCTAAGAAGCGATCTTTGTTTGCTTCTACATAGTCTTTGATTTTTTGCATTTCAAA contains:
- the trpD gene encoding anthranilate phosphoribosyltransferase, which codes for MKEILAHLFEYKSFSRKEAYDILTNIATGKYDTHQIAAFMTIYGMRSIRVEELGGFRDAMYDLCNKVDFNGFDLIDMCGTGGDGKNTFNISTLASFVVAGAGYHVAKHGNVGVSSSCGSSNVMEYLGYIFTADKDVLKKQLETANICFLHAPLFHPAMKTVAPIRKALAVKTFFNMLGPLTNPANPKFQSVGVFSLELARLYAYLYQNTDKQYSIMHAMDGYDEISLTGDFKVINNQGENYYTVEELGFTAVAPQDLAGGESIEDAAKIFKQIIEGEGNDIQNNVVLTNAAFGIKTFHPEKSFADCYYEAEESLLGHKALKSFKTLING
- a CDS encoding DUF2795 domain-containing protein, giving the protein MYWTLELASHLEDAPWPATKDELIDYAIRSGAPVEVIENLQALEDDGEPYENIEEIWPDYPTKDDFFFNEDEY
- a CDS encoding 1-acyl-sn-glycerol-3-phosphate acyltransferase yields the protein MLIFLKKIHRLLYFISVLFFFSICFPFLYFLSKNPNKNYSSIVWFRKWISILSVHLVGIRFKIEYEEAIDWSKPYIICPNHTSILDITALTYLCPQEFSFIGKVELLKNPVTRIFFKSIDIPVNRQSKISAFKAFKRATELLHEGKSVVIFPEGKIDEEFPPVLHKFKAGAFKMAIENNIPILPVVIHNAWEILWDDGGRFGSKPGVIKISVLKPITYDNSSSQKYDSIEIEVYEKMKKVWNQGS
- a CDS encoding dipeptidase, which gives rise to MQKIKDYVEANKDRFLEELFELLRFPSVSADPQFKEGVINTAQFVAQKLKDAGADNVEICPTAGYPIVYGEKIIDPSLPTVLVYGHYDVQPADPIELWETPPFEPTVRDGKIYARGAADDKGQFYMHVKAFEYMMKENELACNVKFMIEGEEEVGSANLGIFVNANKERLKADVIVISDTSMISLENPSLETGLRGLSYVEVEVTGPNRDLHSGVYGGAVANPATILSKMIASLHDENNHIAIPGFYDDVLELTDAERKALNEAPFDVQEYENDLGVQELWGEKGFTTIERTGIRPTLEVNGIWGGYIGEGAKTVLPSKAFAKISMRLVPNQNSERITKLFKEHFEKIAPKSVKVEVKPHHGGEPVVTPTDSIAYKAAEKALEETFNKKPIPTRGGGSIPIVALFEKELGIKTVLLGFGLDSDNLHSPNEKYGIENYLKGIETIPLFHKYYAELSK